In Quercus robur chromosome 10, dhQueRobu3.1, whole genome shotgun sequence, a genomic segment contains:
- the LOC126703069 gene encoding mitochondrial pyruvate carrier 1, which yields MASFRAFWNSPVGPKTTHFWGPVANWGFVAAGLADINKPPEMISGNMTGAMCIYSALFMRFAWMVQPRNYLLLACHVSNETVQLYQLSRWAKGQGYLSQKKEESTSQ from the exons ATGGCTTCGTTCCGAGCATTCTGGAACAGTCCGGTTGGTCCGAAAACAACTCACTTTTGGGGACCTGTTGCTAATTGGGGTTTCGTCGCAGCT GGGTTGGCGGATATAAATAAACCTCCAGAAATGATTTCCGGCAACATGACAGGAG CAATGTGTATCTACTCGGCACTGTTCATGAGATTTGCATGGATGGTACAGCCTCGCAACTATCTACTTCTAGCATGCCATGTCTCAAATGAGACCGTTCAACTCTATCAACTCTCACGATGGGCAAAGGGCCAAGG GTACTTGTCACAGAAGAAAGAGGAATCTACATCTCAGTAA